In Bacteroidales bacterium, a single window of DNA contains:
- the fabD gene encoding ACP S-malonyltransferase: MKAYVFPGQGAQFVGMGKDLYDNSELTKELFEKANDILGFRITDLMFNGIDEDLRQTKVTQPAIFLHSVILAKTLGDDFKPEMVAGHSLGEFSALVANKALSFEDGLILVSKRALAMQKACEAEPSTMAAIIGLEDDIVEKICKEIEEIVVPANYNSPGQLVISGSIKGIEIACTKLKEAGAKRALPLKVGGAFHSPLMESARIKLAEAINNTTFNKPICPVYQNVNAKAVNNPEEIKQNLVAQLTSPVRWTQIMKNMIKDGMTSYTEVGPGTVLQGLLKKIDRNIPTTSA, from the coding sequence ATGAAAGCATATGTTTTTCCGGGTCAAGGTGCCCAGTTTGTCGGAATGGGTAAAGATTTGTATGATAATTCTGAACTTACCAAAGAATTATTTGAAAAAGCTAATGATATCTTGGGATTTAGAATTACCGACCTAATGTTTAATGGTATTGACGAAGATTTGAGACAGACAAAAGTTACTCAACCCGCAATTTTTCTGCATTCAGTAATATTAGCCAAAACATTGGGTGATGATTTTAAACCTGAAATGGTTGCAGGACATTCACTTGGAGAATTTTCCGCATTAGTTGCCAATAAAGCATTATCTTTTGAAGATGGTTTAATATTAGTTTCAAAACGGGCTTTAGCAATGCAAAAAGCATGTGAAGCAGAACCATCTACTATGGCAGCAATTATAGGGCTTGAAGATGACATTGTTGAAAAAATATGCAAAGAAATAGAAGAAATTGTTGTACCTGCTAATTATAATTCACCGGGACAACTTGTTATTTCCGGCTCAATAAAAGGAATTGAAATAGCTTGTACAAAATTGAAAGAAGCAGGGGCAAAAAGAGCATTACCTTTAAAAGTTGGTGGTGCTTTTCATTCTCCTCTAATGGAATCGGCAAGAATTAAACTTGCTGAAGCAATTAATAATACCACTTTTAATAAACCTATTTGTCCTGTTTATCAAAACGTTAATGCAAAAGCAGTTAATAACCCTGAAGAAATTAAACAAAACCTTGTTGCACAATTAACTTCACCTGTAAGATGGACACAAATTATGAAAAACATGATTAAAGACGGAATGACATCCTATACTGAAGTTGGTCCGGGAACAGTATTACAAGGCTTGTTGAAAAAAATTGACAGAAATATACCTACTACAAGTGCTTGA
- a CDS encoding ORF6N domain-containing protein: MEKLPVLKEDNITNYIYLIRGEKVIFDFDLAMLYGVETRALKQQVRRNIDRFPVDFMFQLTKIEWKELITNCDKLNQYKFSPITPFAFTEQGIAMLSSVLKSKKAIQVNIAIMRTFVQIRKLMQTNKDLADKIEKLETKYNEQFKLVFKVIKQLIKEKVKPRRRIGFKNFENE; the protein is encoded by the coding sequence ATGGAAAAGTTACCAGTTCTAAAGGAAGATAACATAACCAATTATATTTACTTAATACGTGGTGAAAAAGTAATATTTGACTTTGATTTAGCAATGCTGTATGGTGTTGAAACACGAGCACTAAAACAACAAGTAAGACGAAATATTGATAGGTTTCCAGTTGATTTTATGTTTCAACTTACAAAAATTGAATGGAAAGAGCTTATCACAAATTGTGATAAGCTAAATCAGTATAAATTTTCACCTATAACACCTTTCGCTTTTACAGAACAAGGAATTGCCATGTTATCAAGTGTACTAAAGAGTAAGAAGGCAATACAAGTTAATATTGCTATAATGAGAACTTTTGTTCAGATTAGAAAATTAATGCAGACAAATAAGGACTTAGCTGATAAAATTGAGAAATTAGAAACAAAATACAATGAACAATTTAAACTTGTCTTTAAAGTAATAAAACAATTAATTAAAGAGAAGGTAAAACCGAGAAGACGAATTGGTTTTAAAAATTTTGAAAACGAGTAG
- the folE gene encoding GTP cyclohydrolase I FolE translates to MDVINNGAGIAKNEKYTRIDRWDDETTNKLSELYKQILELIGEDTNREGLQKTPERVAKAIQFLTQGYNNNPEEILLSAKFKEDYQQMVIVKDIEIYSLCEHHMIPFLGKAHVAYIPDGYITGLSKIARVVETYSRRLQLQERLTYQIRDCIQNTLNPLGVAVVIEAQHMCMQMRGVQKQNSVTTTSAFTGEFMKNPTREEFIHLIATKLH, encoded by the coding sequence ATGGATGTAATTAATAATGGAGCAGGTATTGCAAAAAACGAAAAATACACAAGAATTGACAGGTGGGATGATGAAACCACTAATAAATTATCTGAATTATATAAACAAATCCTTGAATTAATTGGAGAAGACACAAACAGGGAAGGTTTACAAAAAACACCCGAACGAGTTGCAAAAGCAATTCAGTTTTTAACACAAGGATACAATAATAACCCTGAAGAAATACTTTTATCAGCTAAATTTAAAGAAGACTACCAGCAAATGGTAATAGTTAAAGATATTGAAATATATTCACTTTGTGAACATCATATGATACCGTTTCTTGGCAAAGCTCATGTTGCCTATATTCCTGACGGATATATAACAGGGCTTAGTAAAATTGCGAGAGTAGTTGAAACATACTCAAGAAGATTACAATTACAGGAAAGATTAACATATCAAATCAGGGATTGTATTCAAAACACCCTTAATCCTCTTGGAGTTGCTGTTGTTATTGAAGCTCAACATATGTGTATGCAAATGCGCGGAGTTCAAAAACAAAATTCAGTAACTACAACTTCTGCATTTACTGGTGAATTTATGAAAAATCCAACTCGTGAAGAATTTATTCATCTTATAGCTACTAAACTTCATTAG